A genome region from Chengkuizengella sp. SCS-71B includes the following:
- a CDS encoding pro-sigmaK processing inhibitor BofA family protein, producing MGFISYLIIVFVVFALILGIRNYQKVSKWMNYVLINIITSAIFIYIINLIVEGDILPMNSVVLITSGLLGVPGLLGVMGIKFLII from the coding sequence ATGGGGTTTATATCTTACTTAATCATAGTATTTGTTGTTTTTGCACTTATTCTGGGAATAAGAAACTATCAGAAGGTTTCAAAATGGATGAATTATGTATTAATAAATATCATTACTTCTGCTATTTTTATTTATATTATCAATTTAATAGTAGAAGGGGATATTTTACCGATGAATTCAGTAGTTCTCATTACAAGTGGTCTTTTGGGGGTCCCAGGTTTGTTAGGAGTTATGGGTATAAAATTTTTAATCATATGA
- a CDS encoding DUF2508 family protein — translation MASIQQYLSKFSSNKIDNSEMLINKEVEKAKNDWIAAGERFNYAVDKDEIDFAIFSLEAAEKRYEMLIRQAKDLQITKLKKLKAGD, via the coding sequence ATGGCGAGTATTCAGCAGTACCTAAGCAAATTTAGTTCTAATAAAATAGATAATAGTGAAATGTTAATTAATAAGGAAGTAGAAAAAGCTAAAAATGATTGGATTGCAGCAGGAGAAAGGTTTAATTACGCTGTTGATAAAGACGAGATTGATTTTGCTATATTTTCATTGGAAGCAGCGGAAAAAAGGTATGAAATGTTAATAAGACAGGCTAAGGATTTACAGATTACTAAGTTGAAGAAATTAAAAGCGGGGGATTAG